The Pirellulimonas nuda genome includes a region encoding these proteins:
- a CDS encoding endonuclease/exonuclease/phosphatase family protein gives MQRIFSFAMLAVVLGGGWAYLKGMSPADVAQVVKQAGQQVAAGQPIGGPGGMQFPGAGQAPAAPYGASGGQGPATPAYQPPPQWGQPTIRIASYNIQVFGDSKGSKPHVMRALGEVIRQFDVVAIQEVRTKDEHFVTNFLRDYVNPATPNGPARQYWQFVGPRLGRSNSKEQYAFIYDTATMELSPSVAYTVNDPDDLLHREPLVAMFRTRKAPPEQAFTFILCNVHTDPDETKTELDALAQVWQSVSRSSSPEDDIILLGDFNLAVPSSPPEAQPRTGRPLAAADLRGLADVPGMYPLIRDRSTSTVGTRLHDELLIRKNTTTEFTGRSGVFDVMQQFGLTQVQAEEMSDHLPVWGEFSVYESGTPGRVAQQYAPASR, from the coding sequence GTGCAACGTATATTCTCATTCGCGATGCTCGCCGTGGTGCTCGGCGGCGGCTGGGCCTACCTGAAGGGGATGTCGCCGGCCGACGTCGCCCAGGTCGTCAAGCAGGCCGGCCAGCAGGTAGCCGCTGGGCAGCCGATCGGCGGACCCGGGGGGATGCAGTTCCCCGGCGCCGGCCAAGCCCCCGCGGCCCCGTACGGCGCCAGCGGCGGCCAGGGCCCCGCCACCCCGGCCTACCAGCCCCCGCCGCAGTGGGGCCAGCCGACGATCCGCATCGCCAGCTACAACATCCAGGTCTTCGGCGACTCCAAGGGCTCGAAGCCCCACGTGATGCGGGCCCTGGGCGAGGTGATCCGCCAGTTCGACGTGGTCGCGATCCAAGAGGTCCGCACCAAAGACGAACACTTCGTCACCAATTTCTTGCGAGACTACGTCAACCCGGCCACCCCCAACGGCCCCGCCCGCCAGTATTGGCAGTTCGTCGGCCCGCGCCTGGGGCGTTCCAACTCCAAAGAACAGTACGCGTTCATCTACGACACCGCCACGATGGAGCTTTCGCCCAGCGTGGCCTACACGGTGAACGACCCCGACGACCTGCTGCACCGCGAGCCGCTGGTGGCGATGTTCCGCACCCGCAAGGCGCCCCCGGAGCAGGCCTTCACGTTCATCCTGTGCAACGTGCACACCGACCCGGACGAGACCAAGACGGAGCTCGACGCGCTGGCCCAGGTATGGCAGTCGGTCAGCCGCAGCAGCTCGCCAGAGGACGACATCATCCTGCTGGGCGACTTTAACCTCGCCGTCCCCAGCAGCCCGCCCGAAGCGCAGCCCCGCACCGGCCGGCCCCTGGCCGCCGCCGACCTGCGCGGGCTGGCAGACGTGCCGGGCATGTACCCGCTGATCCGCGACCGCTCGACCAGCACCGTCGGCACCAGGCTGCACGACGAGCTGCTGATCCGCAAGAACACCACCACCGAGTTCACCGGACGCTCCGGGGTGTTCGACGTGATGCAGCAGTTCGGGCTGACGCAGGTGCAGGCCGAAGAGATGAGCGACCACCTCCCGGTGTGGGGCGAGTTCAGCGTCTACGAGTCGGGCACCCCGGGACGGGTGGCCCAGCAGTACGCGCCCGCGTCGCGCTAA
- a CDS encoding S1 family peptidase, giving the protein MRTIPWIVALLLATGADAQCVGGVCPTSPPTSGWQSAPIEKPHPAVCRITVRGAGAASLGSGTLIASSSAGGLVLTCSHLFDNDRGAIEATFPNLPPQTAKLLAIDRAEDLAVLTIANPSTWPIELADGLRPVGALTAAGYGSNGAYRSITGPILGTATPQGARYPSLQIRGAVRPGDSGGPVLDPQGKLVAVVWGAREGSTYAAYGAPLKRIVEYALDKTRAGRGLPTPGAAEQTPASSIKAPASPAAVVDSNESRLERVPDAPGPGTARLANDVAINARLESIESQLDEPRGCDCPAGAPLWIAAAGVSGPVGLALSAAWLLLGRRRGAQQTQSAPRPIAIDSPPPPQRTTHETHYVPIERDAFARAHQWASEQVARKFPGAVDVLTTLDSLIKQQMNGGEK; this is encoded by the coding sequence ATGCGCACCATCCCCTGGATCGTAGCGTTGCTGCTGGCTACCGGCGCCGACGCGCAGTGCGTCGGCGGCGTCTGCCCAACGAGCCCGCCAACAAGCGGCTGGCAGAGCGCGCCCATCGAAAAGCCCCACCCGGCCGTCTGCCGGATCACCGTCCGCGGCGCCGGCGCCGCGAGCCTGGGGAGCGGCACGCTCATCGCAAGCAGCAGCGCCGGCGGGCTGGTGCTCACGTGCAGCCACTTGTTCGACAACGACCGGGGCGCCATCGAGGCGACCTTCCCCAACCTCCCACCACAAACCGCAAAGCTGCTTGCGATCGACCGCGCCGAAGACCTAGCGGTCCTAACCATCGCAAATCCAAGCACCTGGCCCATCGAACTAGCCGACGGGCTACGCCCCGTCGGCGCCCTCACCGCCGCCGGCTACGGCAGCAACGGCGCCTACCGCTCGATCACCGGCCCCATCCTAGGCACGGCCACCCCCCAAGGCGCCCGCTACCCCAGCCTACAAATCCGCGGCGCCGTCCGCCCCGGCGACAGCGGCGGCCCGGTGCTGGACCCGCAAGGCAAGCTGGTCGCGGTGGTGTGGGGCGCACGCGAAGGCTCCACCTACGCCGCCTACGGAGCGCCGCTGAAGCGCATCGTGGAATACGCGCTCGACAAGACCCGTGCGGGCCGGGGTCTCCCCACCCCCGGCGCGGCAGAGCAAACGCCTGCTTCGTCAATCAAGGCGCCCGCTTCACCGGCTGCTGTGGTCGACAGCAATGAGTCGCGTCTTGAACGTGTACCTGACGCGCCGGGGCCGGGGACGGCCCGGCTCGCGAACGACGTGGCAATCAACGCGCGGTTGGAGTCGATCGAGTCGCAACTTGACGAACCGCGTGGCTGCGACTGCCCCGCGGGCGCCCCGCTGTGGATCGCGGCCGCGGGAGTGAGCGGGCCGGTCGGCTTGGCGCTAAGCGCCGCCTGGCTGCTGCTGGGCCGCCGCCGGGGCGCCCAGCAAACCCAATCGGCCCCGCGTCCGATCGCCATCGACAGCCCTCCCCCACCGCAACGCACCACGCACGAGACGCACTACGTGCCCATCGAACGCGACGCCTTCGCCCGCGCCCACCAATGGGCCAGCGAACAAGTCGCCAGAAAGTTCCCCGGCGCGGTCGACGTGCTAACGACGCTCGACTCGCTCATCAAGCAGCAGATGAATGGGGGGGAGAAGTGA
- a CDS encoding glycosyltransferase: MSDAPGARTGPGGSDAPRPLRVVQGIASLDPSGGGPPAVAVSLAAALASAGAEVTLAHATAEQGRARVAALIESTPGAEALKVVHGPLQAVLGGAEGGPPDIVHLHGFWEPWTFAAARAARGRAPYVLAPHGMFHPWSLRQKRLKKQVALRLGYGGVLRRAALLHALNRPEKEFLLKYEPRLNVTVIPNGVFPEALRSPLPVGSFRAGCPGLGDAPMVLFLSRLHHGKGLDILVDAMRLVIAELPAAKLVVVGPDAGYESTLRESVARHGLEGSVLVVGPKFGHDKLAALGDADCFCLPSRQEGFSIAITEALGSGVPCVVSDASNFPEVGEVGAGFVTSLDPRDVAEGILKVLRGDRRQMGDAGRRLVAERFTWPAVAQQTLAAYHNLVLHR; this comes from the coding sequence ATGAGCGACGCCCCCGGCGCAAGAACCGGCCCGGGCGGGAGCGACGCTCCGCGGCCGCTGCGCGTGGTGCAGGGGATCGCGTCGCTCGACCCCTCTGGGGGCGGCCCCCCCGCCGTCGCGGTCTCGCTGGCCGCGGCGCTGGCCTCTGCCGGCGCCGAGGTGACGTTGGCCCACGCAACCGCAGAGCAGGGCCGCGCGCGGGTGGCGGCGCTCATCGAGTCGACACCCGGCGCCGAGGCGCTGAAGGTGGTGCATGGGCCGCTGCAGGCCGTGCTGGGGGGCGCGGAGGGAGGCCCGCCCGACATCGTCCACCTGCACGGCTTCTGGGAGCCCTGGACCTTCGCCGCGGCGCGGGCCGCGCGGGGCCGAGCGCCCTACGTGCTGGCGCCGCACGGCATGTTCCACCCCTGGTCGTTGCGGCAGAAGCGTCTGAAGAAGCAGGTGGCGTTGCGGCTCGGCTACGGCGGCGTGCTGCGACGCGCGGCCCTGCTGCACGCGCTGAACCGCCCGGAGAAAGAGTTCCTGCTGAAGTACGAGCCGCGGCTCAACGTCACGGTCATCCCGAACGGCGTGTTCCCCGAAGCGCTGCGCTCGCCGTTGCCGGTGGGCTCGTTCCGCGCGGGCTGCCCCGGCCTGGGCGACGCGCCGATGGTGCTGTTCCTTTCGAGGCTGCACCACGGCAAGGGGCTCGACATCCTTGTCGACGCGATGCGTCTGGTGATCGCGGAGCTGCCCGCGGCCAAGCTGGTGGTGGTGGGCCCCGACGCCGGCTACGAGTCGACGTTGCGTGAGAGTGTCGCTCGGCACGGGTTGGAAGGGAGCGTGCTGGTCGTCGGCCCCAAGTTCGGCCACGACAAACTCGCCGCGCTGGGCGACGCCGACTGCTTCTGCCTCCCCAGCCGCCAAGAAGGCTTTTCAATCGCGATTACCGAGGCGCTGGGCAGCGGCGTGCCGTGCGTGGTGTCCGACGCGAGCAACTTTCCCGAGGTAGGCGAGGTAGGCGCCGGGTTCGTCACCTCGCTCGATCCGCGCGACGTTGCCGAGGGGATCCTCAAGGTGCTGCGGGGGGACCGCCGGCAGATGGGCGACGCCGGCCGGCGGCTGGTGGCCGAACGCTTTACCTGGCCCGCCGTGGCCCAGCAGACCCTGGCCGCGTACCACAACCTCGTCCTGCACCGCTAG
- a CDS encoding helix-turn-helix transcriptional regulator, which yields MVENTPIGVNLRRVMAREGLTYDDVMRLAGVTRRTVQTLLSGRSKPHPGTLRKVADGLGVSVEELIAAPAGATGPEALDAAALDADTNPAVPELVAAEPDLFAGWTRSDFAELRSRFGVGGALTPEGARLAAQHINARRESLRKARVVLETRDGPLLTEMIAIMYERVGLKE from the coding sequence GTGGTTGAGAACACCCCCATCGGCGTGAACCTCCGGCGGGTGATGGCCCGCGAGGGGCTTACCTACGACGACGTCATGCGCCTGGCGGGCGTCACGCGGCGTACGGTGCAGACGCTGCTCAGCGGCCGCAGCAAGCCCCACCCCGGCACGCTGCGCAAGGTGGCCGACGGGCTGGGGGTGAGCGTAGAAGAGCTCATCGCCGCCCCCGCCGGCGCAACCGGCCCCGAGGCGTTGGACGCGGCCGCCCTCGACGCAGACACCAACCCGGCCGTGCCGGAGCTGGTGGCGGCCGAGCCCGACCTGTTCGCCGGCTGGACGCGCAGCGACTTCGCCGAGCTGCGGAGCCGGTTCGGCGTGGGGGGGGCGTTGACCCCCGAGGGCGCCAGGCTCGCCGCCCAGCACATCAACGCCCGCCGAGAGTCCCTGCGCAAGGCCCGCGTGGTGCTCGAAACCCGCGACGGCCCGTTGCTGACGGAAATGATCGCGATCATGTACGAGCGTGTGGGTTTGAAAGAGTGA
- a CDS encoding class I SAM-dependent methyltransferase translates to MPTLYDYPKYYDLVFGSDWKAEFDFLEDVFEKDATLVVKRLFEPACGTGRLLYRFGKVGYEVAGNDLNAKAVDYCNKRLVRHGLPATAEVGDMSRFRLRKKADAMFNTINSFRHLGSEEAARGHLECVAAGLRKGGVYVLGMHLKPTAGPPECDEEHWAAQRGHLCVLSDMRTLGIDPRKRIERVQMEFTVCKPTGNQRLVNCIEFRTYTARQMADLIASVPDLEIAATYDFAYRVDQPVKIGGATEDVVYVLRKR, encoded by the coding sequence ATGCCCACGCTCTACGACTACCCCAAGTACTACGACCTTGTCTTTGGCTCCGACTGGAAGGCGGAGTTCGACTTTCTTGAAGACGTGTTCGAGAAGGACGCCACGCTGGTGGTGAAGCGGCTGTTCGAGCCCGCCTGCGGCACCGGGCGGTTGTTGTACCGGTTTGGGAAGGTGGGGTACGAGGTGGCCGGCAACGACCTCAACGCCAAGGCGGTGGACTACTGCAACAAGCGGCTCGTGCGGCACGGTTTGCCTGCGACCGCGGAGGTAGGGGACATGAGCCGCTTCCGCCTCCGCAAGAAGGCCGACGCCATGTTCAACACTATCAACAGCTTCCGGCACCTGGGGAGCGAGGAGGCGGCTCGCGGGCACCTGGAGTGCGTGGCCGCGGGTTTGCGCAAGGGGGGGGTCTACGTGCTGGGGATGCACCTCAAACCGACCGCCGGGCCCCCCGAATGCGACGAGGAGCACTGGGCCGCCCAGCGGGGCCACTTGTGCGTGTTGTCCGACATGCGAACGCTGGGGATCGACCCCCGCAAGCGGATCGAGCGCGTGCAGATGGAATTTACGGTTTGTAAGCCGACGGGTAACCAGAGGCTGGTAAATTGTATCGAATTCCGGACCTACACCGCCCGTCAGATGGCCGATCTGATTGCTAGCGTCCCAGACCTCGAGATCGCTGCTACGTATGATTTCGCGTACCGTGTCGATCAGCCGGTGAAGATCGGCGGCGCCACCGAAGACGTCGTGTACGTGTTGCGCAAAAGGTAG
- a CDS encoding phage portal protein, with protein sequence MHESLDDLFPNFIDPRDAYLDDDGAYWPPLAAGGRSAALAAPDLAGLRDECRRLAATNEFAINGHENRISYVVGAGHSYHVTPRAGQSPPAGLTAAVERLIERFCEQNRWHARQQEVVRRLDRDGEALLRTFVDRQGDTLVRFVEPEDVAAPSERLLDPDASIGVQTSPGDVEGVVGYWIGGRLVPAGEVQHRKANVDANVKRGVPLFAPVRKNLRRAEKLLRNMSALAEVQSAIALIRRHPHATRAGVERFVADNTAGAGPDAMGRTRRLAMYGPGTILDAPAGLEYDFPAAAVDAASYVAILQAELRAIAARLLMPEFMLSSDASNANYASTMVAEGPAVRMFQRLQAAMIEEDRALLWRVVENAVQAGRLPAAARRLVDIQIVAPTLELRDPLKAAHADRIAYDHGVLSLQTWSQRLGLDYEQEQKNRREAMNDE encoded by the coding sequence ATGCACGAATCCCTCGACGACCTCTTCCCCAACTTCATCGACCCACGCGACGCCTACCTGGACGACGACGGCGCCTACTGGCCCCCGCTGGCGGCCGGCGGGCGCAGCGCCGCGCTGGCGGCGCCCGACCTGGCCGGGCTGCGCGACGAATGCCGGCGGCTGGCGGCGACCAACGAGTTCGCCATCAACGGCCACGAGAACCGCATCAGCTACGTCGTGGGCGCCGGCCACAGCTACCACGTGACGCCGCGGGCCGGCCAGTCGCCCCCCGCGGGGCTGACCGCCGCGGTCGAGCGCCTGATCGAACGCTTCTGCGAGCAGAACCGCTGGCACGCACGCCAGCAAGAAGTAGTCCGCCGGCTCGACCGCGACGGCGAGGCGCTGCTGCGGACCTTCGTCGACCGCCAGGGGGACACGCTGGTGCGGTTCGTCGAGCCCGAAGACGTCGCGGCGCCGAGCGAGCGGCTGCTCGACCCCGACGCCAGCATTGGCGTGCAGACGTCGCCGGGCGACGTGGAGGGGGTGGTGGGCTACTGGATCGGGGGCCGGCTGGTCCCGGCCGGCGAGGTGCAGCACCGCAAGGCGAACGTCGACGCGAACGTCAAACGGGGCGTGCCGCTGTTCGCGCCGGTGCGCAAGAACCTGCGTCGCGCGGAGAAGCTGCTGCGCAACATGAGCGCCCTGGCCGAGGTGCAGTCGGCCATCGCCCTGATCCGCCGCCACCCGCACGCCACGCGGGCCGGGGTCGAGCGGTTCGTCGCGGACAACACCGCCGGCGCCGGCCCGGACGCCATGGGCCGCACGCGGCGCCTGGCGATGTACGGCCCCGGCACGATCCTCGACGCCCCCGCCGGACTGGAGTACGACTTCCCCGCCGCGGCCGTGGACGCCGCCAGCTACGTGGCCATCCTGCAGGCGGAGCTGCGGGCCATCGCCGCGCGGCTGTTGATGCCGGAGTTCATGCTCAGCAGCGACGCCTCGAACGCCAACTACGCCTCGACGATGGTGGCCGAAGGCCCGGCCGTGCGGATGTTCCAACGGCTGCAAGCCGCGATGATCGAGGAGGACCGCGCGTTGTTGTGGCGCGTGGTAGAGAACGCGGTGCAGGCGGGGCGCCTGCCGGCCGCAGCCCGGCGGCTGGTGGATATCCAGATCGTGGCGCCGACGCTCGAGCTGCGCGACCCGCTCAAAGCCGCCCATGCAGACCGCATCGCCTACGACCACGGCGTGCTGTCGCTGCAGACCTGGAGCCAGCGGTTGGGGCTCGACTACGAGCAGGAGCAGAAGAACAGACGGGAAGCGATGAACGATGAGTGA
- a CDS encoding phage major capsid protein: MPTLNYRELRRRYDLDGPQRTVGHLSESLEIGALRPEDFSLRDLAEALVPDGREWVRMLDPRQAGGVALLEDGVDVTAFQNVAGQVVRAKILEAYTQEAFVVSKLVETIPTRLDGERIPGATRVADTIDEVAPGMPYPSLGFGEAYIDTPSTTKRGFIVPVTREAVFFDRTNLVLARAAEVGEVLGLNKEKRLVDLVIGVTNNYVADGVAYDTYQSSGPWVNELSGNALVDWTQVDAAEQLLADILDPATGEPVLLRGTTVLVMPAYRLAAHRVFSAAEITYQGSGAATITAAPNPLGRYRVEESRLAYRRIVATGEPAADAKKWWFLGDFRRALAYMENWPVTVTQSPVGSEADFTHDIVLRFKASERGAAAVMNPRYIVRCTG, encoded by the coding sequence ATGCCTACGCTCAACTACCGCGAACTCCGCCGCCGCTACGACCTCGACGGGCCGCAGCGCACCGTGGGGCATCTTTCCGAATCGCTGGAGATCGGCGCGTTGCGGCCGGAAGACTTTAGCCTCCGCGACCTGGCCGAGGCGCTCGTGCCCGACGGCCGCGAGTGGGTCCGCATGCTCGACCCGCGTCAGGCCGGGGGCGTGGCGCTGCTGGAAGACGGCGTCGACGTGACCGCGTTCCAGAACGTCGCCGGGCAGGTGGTGCGTGCGAAGATCTTGGAGGCCTACACGCAGGAGGCGTTTGTCGTCTCGAAGCTGGTGGAGACGATCCCGACCCGTCTGGACGGCGAGCGGATCCCAGGCGCGACGCGTGTGGCCGACACGATCGACGAGGTGGCGCCCGGCATGCCCTACCCCAGCCTGGGGTTCGGCGAGGCGTACATCGACACCCCCAGCACCACCAAGCGCGGGTTCATCGTGCCGGTCACGCGTGAGGCGGTCTTCTTCGACCGCACCAACCTAGTGCTGGCCCGCGCGGCGGAGGTGGGGGAGGTGCTCGGGCTGAACAAGGAGAAGCGGCTGGTCGACCTGGTGATCGGCGTGACCAACAACTACGTCGCCGACGGCGTAGCATACGACACCTACCAGTCGAGCGGCCCCTGGGTGAACGAGCTGTCGGGCAACGCCCTGGTCGATTGGACCCAGGTAGACGCGGCCGAGCAGTTGCTGGCGGACATCCTCGACCCGGCCACCGGCGAGCCGGTGCTGCTGCGGGGGACCACCGTGCTGGTGATGCCCGCGTACCGGCTGGCGGCGCACCGCGTGTTCAGCGCGGCCGAGATCACCTACCAGGGCTCGGGGGCGGCCACCATCACCGCGGCGCCCAACCCGCTGGGGCGCTACCGGGTAGAGGAGAGCCGGCTGGCCTACCGGCGGATCGTCGCTACCGGCGAGCCGGCCGCGGACGCCAAGAAGTGGTGGTTCTTGGGCGACTTCCGCCGGGCGCTGGCCTACATGGAGAACTGGCCCGTCACCGTCACGCAGTCGCCCGTCGGGAGCGAGGCCGACTTCACACACGACATCGTGCTGCGGTTCAAAGCGAGCGAACGGGGCGCCGCGGCGGTGATGAACCCGCGGTACATCGTGCGGTGTACCGGCTGA
- a CDS encoding sigma-70 family RNA polymerase sigma factor, producing the protein MFDTLLEHDLEDENAVTAGVVDELEDELETDSSSEEDDSEASESDESKDSDDEQESLLDPDNESWSDDPVRMYLTQMGEIPLLTRQQEIDLARRIEETRTAFRRKLLACDYVIRSAVKVLDRVHRGELPFDRTVQVSVTDRLEKEQILGRMPHNLRTLHTLLDQNREDYRIALSKSEKPARRKAAWRRLGLRRCRAVVLVEELGLRTQRIETMIDHLAQFSRRVDQLQAQLARIPAGRKHQAERGPLVRECRTILRNLQETPNSLRQRVAGLKKVYAEYQTAKRGLSEGNLRLVVSIAKKYRNRGLSFLDLIQEGNAGLMRAVDKFEYRRGFKFCTYATWWIRQAITRAVADQSRTIRIPVHMVETMSRVRNVSRMLLQRLGREPTLEETARAAECTIDEARRVLAMSRYPISLDRPVGNSEDSHFGDLLPDTGAESPSVGAAQEMLRGRIGKVLKTLSYREREIIKLRYGLGDGYSYTLEEVGHIFKVTRERIRQIEAKAVRKLQQPSRSAELIGFLD; encoded by the coding sequence TTGTTCGACACGCTTTTAGAACACGACCTGGAAGACGAAAACGCCGTTACCGCGGGGGTAGTCGACGAGCTTGAAGACGAGCTTGAGACCGACAGCTCCAGCGAAGAGGACGACAGCGAGGCCAGCGAGTCGGACGAGTCGAAGGACTCCGACGACGAGCAGGAGTCGCTGCTCGACCCCGATAACGAGTCGTGGTCGGACGACCCGGTGCGTATGTACCTGACCCAGATGGGCGAGATCCCGCTGCTCACCCGGCAGCAGGAGATCGACCTGGCGCGGCGCATCGAGGAGACCCGCACCGCCTTCCGGCGCAAGCTGTTGGCCTGCGACTACGTGATCCGCAGCGCGGTGAAGGTGCTGGACCGGGTCCACCGCGGCGAGCTGCCGTTCGACCGCACCGTGCAGGTGAGCGTCACCGACCGGCTGGAGAAGGAGCAGATCCTGGGCCGCATGCCGCACAACCTGCGCACGCTCCACACGCTGCTCGACCAGAACCGCGAGGACTACCGCATCGCCCTCAGCAAGAGCGAGAAGCCGGCCCGCCGCAAGGCGGCCTGGCGTCGGTTGGGGCTGCGGCGTTGTCGGGCGGTGGTGTTGGTCGAAGAGCTCGGCCTCCGCACCCAGCGGATCGAGACCATGATCGACCACCTGGCCCAGTTCAGCCGCCGGGTCGACCAGCTCCAGGCCCAACTGGCCCGGATCCCCGCCGGACGCAAGCACCAGGCCGAACGCGGCCCGCTGGTGCGCGAGTGCCGCACCATCCTCCGCAACCTGCAAGAAACCCCCAACAGCCTGCGGCAACGCGTCGCCGGGCTGAAGAAGGTGTACGCCGAGTACCAGACCGCCAAGCGCGGGCTGAGCGAGGGGAACCTGCGGCTGGTGGTGTCGATCGCCAAGAAGTACCGCAACCGCGGGCTCTCGTTCCTCGACCTCATTCAGGAAGGCAACGCCGGCCTGATGCGTGCGGTCGATAAGTTCGAGTACCGCCGTGGGTTCAAGTTCTGCACCTACGCCACGTGGTGGATCCGCCAAGCGATCACCCGCGCCGTCGCAGACCAAAGCCGCACGATCCGCATCCCCGTCCACATGGTCGAGACCATGAGCCGGGTGCGGAACGTCAGCCGGATGCTGCTGCAGCGTCTGGGCCGCGAGCCGACGCTCGAAGAAACCGCCCGCGCGGCCGAATGCACCATCGACGAGGCGCGTCGCGTGCTGGCGATGAGCCGGTACCCGATCAGCCTCGACCGCCCGGTGGGCAACAGCGAGGACAGCCACTTCGGCGACCTGCTGCCCGACACCGGCGCCGAGAGCCCCTCGGTTGGCGCCGCCCAGGAGATGCTCCGCGGCCGCATCGGCAAGGTGCTCAAGACGCTCAGCTACCGCGAGCGCGAGATCATCAAGCTCCGCTACGGCTTGGGCGACGGCTACAGCTACACGCTGGAAGAAGTGGGGCACATCTTCAAGGTGACCCGCGAGCGCATCCGCCAGATCGAGGCCAAGGCGGTCCGCAAGCTGCAACAGCCCAGCCGCAGCGCAGAGCTGATTGGTTTCCTGGACTGA
- a CDS encoding GNAT family N-acetyltransferase yields MPLHSITLSCPVHDSFRVQQVAGMFDVPIAEKQSERFDVELPDRDGPWRVGLIVGPSGSGKSSVARQALGDVLYRPAPWPAGRAVIDGFGDTPIRDITAMLTAVGFGSPPSWVKPFSVLSQGEQMRCELARALLEKGREVRDEGRAARPPVLAPHPSSLAALVVFDEFTSTVDRTVAQVCSAAVAKAIRSGRVAKRLVAVTCHYDVAAWLEPDWTLDMGQTPSTSGERRLDWGRLRRPSIELTIRRCGRGVWPRFARHHYLSGKLNPVATCFVATWDGRPVAFCATLPVIGFKRRRRFTRIVTLPDYQGLGIGTRMIAAVARHHAGAGDRVSVTTSHPGLIAHCKRSPDWIATAVKKPASQRRSRTFSNYKNAGVRAVVSFEHRPPLPFQGEGPGEGAVAV; encoded by the coding sequence ATGCCCCTCCACTCCATCACACTCTCCTGCCCCGTTCACGACTCGTTCCGCGTCCAGCAGGTCGCCGGGATGTTCGACGTGCCGATCGCAGAGAAGCAGAGCGAGCGGTTCGACGTCGAGCTCCCCGACCGCGACGGCCCGTGGCGGGTCGGGCTGATCGTTGGCCCGTCGGGGAGCGGCAAGTCGTCGGTCGCTCGGCAGGCGCTGGGGGACGTGCTCTACCGGCCGGCGCCCTGGCCGGCCGGCCGCGCGGTGATCGACGGCTTCGGCGACACGCCGATCCGCGACATCACCGCGATGCTCACGGCCGTAGGTTTTGGTTCGCCCCCGTCGTGGGTCAAACCGTTCAGCGTGCTGTCGCAGGGAGAACAGATGCGCTGCGAGCTGGCCCGTGCGCTGCTGGAGAAGGGGCGAGAGGTGAGAGACGAGGGACGAGCTGCGCGTCCCCCTGTCCTCGCTCCTCACCCCTCGTCCCTCGCCGCTCTGGTGGTCTTCGACGAGTTCACCAGCACCGTCGACCGCACCGTCGCCCAGGTCTGCTCGGCCGCCGTCGCCAAGGCGATCCGCTCGGGGCGGGTCGCCAAACGCCTGGTCGCGGTCACGTGCCACTACGACGTAGCGGCTTGGCTGGAGCCCGACTGGACCCTGGACATGGGCCAGACCCCGTCCACCAGTGGCGAGCGCCGGCTCGACTGGGGGCGTCTTCGGCGACCCAGCATCGAGCTCACCATCCGCCGCTGCGGCCGAGGCGTTTGGCCCCGTTTTGCGCGTCATCACTATCTAAGCGGCAAGCTCAACCCCGTGGCCACGTGCTTCGTCGCGACCTGGGACGGCCGGCCCGTGGCGTTCTGCGCCACGCTGCCGGTGATTGGCTTCAAACGCCGCCGGCGGTTCACGCGGATCGTCACACTCCCCGACTACCAGGGCCTCGGGATCGGCACGCGGATGATCGCCGCGGTCGCCCGGCATCACGCGGGCGCCGGCGACCGCGTGAGCGTCACCACCAGCCACCCAGGGCTAATCGCCCACTGCAAGCGCTCGCCCGACTGGATCGCTACGGCGGTCAAGAAACCCGCCAGCCAGCGGCGGAGCAGGACATTTAGCAACTACAAGAACGCCGGCGTGCGCGCGGTGGTGAGCTTCGAGCACCGTCCTCCCCTCCCCTTCCAGGGGGAGGGGCCGGGGGAGGGGGCTGTGGCGGTGTAA
- a CDS encoding ParB N-terminal domain-containing protein: protein MHIRDRVTELRRVRAGDLRPHPHNWRTHGPAQAEALRAVLAEVGYAGALLAREVEGGGLELIDGHLRAETTPDAIVPVLVVDLNDDEAEKVLLTHDPLGAMAGADRVTLGELVARCETQSDALRALLEGLTTQAVPDFVPPQEVAIPESYQVVIECADEPQQQQVYERMRSEGFKCRVASL, encoded by the coding sequence ATGCACATCCGCGATCGAGTGACCGAGCTGCGCCGCGTCCGCGCGGGCGACCTGCGTCCCCACCCCCACAACTGGCGCACGCATGGGCCGGCGCAGGCCGAGGCGCTGCGCGCGGTGCTGGCGGAGGTGGGGTACGCGGGCGCGCTGCTGGCGCGCGAGGTAGAAGGTGGCGGGCTGGAACTAATCGACGGGCACCTGCGTGCCGAGACCACCCCCGACGCGATCGTGCCGGTGCTGGTGGTCGACCTCAACGACGACGAGGCCGAGAAGGTGCTGCTGACGCACGACCCGCTGGGAGCGATGGCGGGCGCCGATCGGGTGACGCTTGGTGAGTTGGTTGCTCGCTGCGAGACCCAGAGCGACGCGCTGCGCGCGTTGTTAGAAGGCTTAACGACCCAGGCGGTCCCCGACTTTGTCCCTCCCCAAGAAGTCGCCATCCCCGAGTCGTACCAGGTCGTCATCGAGTGCGCCGACGAACCGCAGCAGCAACAAGTCTACGAGCGGATGCGCAGCGAGGGTTTCAAGTGCCGCGTCGCATCACTGTGA